The Candidatus Methylomirabilota bacterium genome contains the following window.
CGCGGAGTCGCGGCTGCCGCACGTGGGCCGGGGCTACTTTGTCATGCGCTGGCGGTCCCACCTGCTGCCGCCGGCGGGGCCCGAGCGCGAGGCGCTGGTGCAGCAGATGATCGACGCCGGCCTCGTCGAGGAGTTCGAGGCCACCGACGCCGAGGGACGCTCGGTGCGGGCCATCCGGAGCCGGGCGGCTACGAGCCCAGAAGGCGTCTCAGCAACCGGTTGACGCTCTCGGTGAGCGTCTCCTCCCGGGAGCGGCGCTGCGACGCGCGAGGGTCGTCGCAGTCGGGCTCCAGATCCGTCATGGCCAGCGCCCCTCCCGAGAGCGCGAGCTGCGTGCTGCCGTCGCTCACGCGGAGCACCTGGAGCGCCGGCGCCCACGTCTCGGCGGCGGTCCGGAAGGGCCGGCGGCCCTCGCGGCAGAAGATCGGCTCCCCGCGCTCGACCTGCACGTCGACCAGGACCGCGTGGTCGGCGCCGACCTCGCGGGCGCGGGCGAGGGCGACGCGCGCGTCCAGCTTTCCCTCCGTCACGAGCTGAGCGTCGCGCGGCAGCACGGCCCGCGCGTTCAGACCCTCCAGCAGCGCGCCCTGGTACGCGGCCGGCAGCGTCGAGCGATCGCGATCGCTGAAGGCGCCCGGCGTGGCCAGGACCACGCGCACGAACAGCGCGGGCTGGCGGAGATCGGTGGATCGAAAGTCGCGGGCGCGCGCCGGTGCCGATTCCGCCGATCCAGATTCGCGCGGCGGCGAGGCGCATGCCGCAGTGAGCAGCAGGACCGCGGCCAACGCCCACGCTGGCATGGCGTCAGGGTATCATTGCCCGCATGACCCTCGCGGAGCGCCTGGCTGCCTTCGCGGCCGGGCTGGCCTGGGACGATCTGCCGCCCGCCGTCGTCGAGAGCGTGAAGCTCCGGACGCTCGACATCCTGGGGATCGCCCTGGCCGCCTCGGCGCACGAGTTCGCGCCGGCGGTGCGGGGCGCGCTCGAGGCCTGGGGAGGGCGGGGGGACTGCACGGTCGTGGGCGCCAAGGTCACGGCGGCGCCGCCCCTGGCCGCGCTGGCCAACGGCACGCTGGCTCATGGGCTGGACTTCGACGACACCCATGCCGCCTCGATCACTCATGCCTCGGCCGTGGTGGTGCCCTCCGTGCTCGCCGTGGGCGAGAGCGAGGGCGCCGACGGGCGGAGGCTCGTGACCGCCGCCGTCGCCGGTTACGAGGCGATCGCGCGTCTGGGCATGGCCGCGCCCGGCGCGTTCCACGCGCGCGGCTGGCACGCGACGGCCGTGTGCGGCCCGTTCGCCGCCGCGCTGGCGGTGGGCCGGTGCGCGGGGCTGGATGCGGCCCGCCTCACGGCGGCGGTGGGGCTGGCCGGAAGCTTCGCGTCGGGCGTGCTCGAGTTCCACGAGGACGGCTCCTGGAGCAAGCGGGCGCACGCGGGATGGGCCGCCCACGCGGGCCTCGTCGCCTGCGCGCTGGCCCGCGGCGGATTCTCCGGGCCGGCGACCATCCTCGAGGGGCGCTTCGGGCTCTACCGGACGTTCGTCGGCGTCGAGCCGGATCGGCGCCCCTTCGAGACGCTGGGCCGCGAGTGGGAGACGCTGCGGGTGAGCTTCAAGCCTTATCCGTGCTGCCACTACCTGCACGCGTTCCTCGACTGCGCACTGGCCCTCCGGCGAGCCCACGGCATCTCACCCGAGTCGATCGACGCCGTGGAATGCCTGGTGGCCGCCGGCGAGGTGCCCATCGTGTGCGAGCCGCGGGCGGCGAAGCTCCGGCCCCGCACCGCCTACGATTCCCAGTTCAGCCTGCCCTTTGCCGTGGCCGCGGCGCTGCTCGATGGCCGGGTCGGGCTCGACACCTTCGCGCCGGAGCGCTTGAGCGACGCGCGGCTCCTGAGCCTCGCCGGCAGAGTCGCGTACGCGGTCGATCCGGCCTCCCCCTTTCCGCGAGGCTTCCCGGGCTGGGTGCGCCTGCGCCTGCGCGACGGCCGGGTCCTCGAAGCGCGCGAGCCGGACGGCCGCGGCAGCCCCGACCGGCCGCTCGGCCGGGAGGCGATCGTCGAGAAGTTCCGCGACAACGCCGCCCGCGTCCTGCCGCCCACGCGGGTCGACGAGATCGAGCGCGCGGCGCTGAACCTCGACGCGCTCGAGGACGTGGGCGTCCTCATGCGGCTCTGCCGCGCGTAGCCGGGGCGCTGGGGAGGCGCTCGATGGACTTTGCCTTCACCCTGGAGCAGGAGGAGCTGGTCCGGACGCTGCGCGCGTTCGCGCGCAAGGAGCTGGCGCCGCGGTCCCGGCACTGGGACAAGACCGCCGAGTTCCCGTGGGAGGCCTGGCGGCGGATGGGGGAGCTCGGGCTCTTCGGTCTCCGCGCTCCGGTCGAGTACGGCGGCCAGGAGGCGGACCTCGTCACGATGGGCATCGTGACCGAGGAGATCGCGCGCGGCGACGTCAGCTGCACCTACGGGCTGCAACTGGCCGGCCTGGCCGGCGAGATCATCGGGCGCAACGGGACCGAGGAGGTGAAGAAGCGCTGGCTGCCGCCGACGATCGGCGGCGAGGCGGTGATGGCCATCGGCCTCACCGAGCCGAGCGTGGGCTCCGACGCCGCCAACCTGGTCTGCCGCGCCGTGCGCGAACGCGAGGAGTACGTGATCACCGGCGAGAAGTCGGGCATCAGCCTGGGAATGGTGGCTCACGCCATCATGCTCTTCGCCACCACCGACCCGGCGGCCAAGGCCCGCGGGGTGACGGCCTTCCTGGTGCCGCTCGACCTCCCCGGCGTGTCGCGGAGCCCGCTGCGCGACCTCGGCGCCCGCGCGGTCGGGCGCGCCGTGCTCTCGTTCGATCACGTGCGGATCCCCGCCTCCCATCGTCTGGGCGAGGAGGGCAGCGGCTTCTACCAGGTCATGCGCGGCTTCGACTTCAACCGCGTGCTGATCGCTCTGGCGTGCCTGGGCGCGGCGCAGGCCTCGCTGGAGGAGACGATGGCGTACGTGAAGGAGCGCAAGGCCTTCGGCAAGCCGATCGTGCAGTTCGAGGGCGTGTCCTTCCCCATCGCCGAGGCGGCGACCTACATCGACGCGGCCCGCTGGCTCTGTTACCGCGCGCTCTGGCTGGCCGATCATGGGCGGCCCCACACGAAGGAGTCGGCGATGGTGAAGTGGTGGGCGCCCCGGCTCTCCGTGGAGACCATCCACCAGTGCCTGCTGCTGCACGGCCACTACGGCTACACCGACGAGCTACCCTTCGAGCAGCGGCTGCGCGACGTGATCGGGCTCGAGATCGGCGACGGCACCGCAGAGGTCATGAAGCTCATCGTCGCCCGCGAGCTGATGGGGCGCGAGAGCCTGCCGTACTGAGCCGTTCGCGCGACGAGGGCGGCATGCCGCTGAAGACCTACACGCTCCGCGAGCGGCCCGAGCTGGAGGACGAGTTCGAGCGCTTCGCCGCCGCCGGGTGGCCGCGTTTCCTCCGCCAGCGCGACGAGCTGGGCTGCGGCCGCTTCTGGCCGTCGCTCTTCACCACCTTCGCCGACTTCCAGCTCCTGCTGTGCGAGGGCCAGCGCGTCCTCGCCGTCGGCCACGCGGTCCCCTTCGTCTGGGACGGCCGGCCCCAGGACCTGCCGGAATCGATCGCCGGGGTCCTCGAGAACGCCGTGAGCGCGCGCGAGGGCGGGCGCAGCCCTACCGCGCTCTCCGCCCTGGCCGCGATCAGCGGGGAGGACCAGGGGCGGGGGCTCGGCGGCGAAATCGTGAAGTCGATGAGCGCCGTGGCCCGGCAGCACGGGCTGGGCGCGCTGGTCGCGCCCGTGCGACCGACGCTGAAGGCGCGCTACGCGTTGACGCCGATGGAGCGCTACGTGCGCTGGACGCGGGGGGACGGCGCGCCGCTCGATCCCTGGATCCGCGCTCACTGGCGACTGGGCGGGGAGATCGTGCGCGTCGCGCCCCGCACCCTGGTCATCGTGGGGACGGTCGCCCAGTGGGAGGAGTGGACCGAGATGGTCTTTCCCGACAGCGGCCCCTACATCGTCCCCGGGGCGCTCCAGCCGGTGGTGGTCGATCGCGAGCGGGACGAGGGGCGCTACGAGGATCCCAACGTCTGGATGCATCACCCCATCGCCACCTAGTGCCGTTCCAACTATTCGCGCCTAGGAAGGCACCGTGTACGTCGTTCGTGGACAGATTTAGTATCAACAAGTTGGAACGGCACTAGTGCCGTTCCAACTATTCGCGCCAAGGGAGGCGCCGTGTACTACACGTACGTGTTGCGGAGTGATCGAGATCAACGGCCCTACACCGGAACGACGCACGACCTCCGCACCCGAATCAAGCTGCACGCTGACGGAAAGGTGCGCGCGACCGCTTACCGACGGCCACTGGTACTCGTGTACTACGAGGTCGGCCTGAGTAGCGATGATGCGTTTCGCCGGGAACGGTCCTTGAAGACGGGGAAGGGTAAACGCTTCTTGCGCAACCGCCTCGCGTCGTTCCTGGCCAGATTTAGTACCAACAAGTTGGAACGGCGCTAGGTTCATTCTCGACGTGACTGTCGCTGCGCGAACATCCCGGCCACCCCTGTCGTGCCCACGTTGCCGGGTCCCCCTCGTCGACGCGCGCCTGGCGGGGACCGAGGTCGAGCGGTGTCCCCGTTGTGCCGGAATGTGGCTCGACCATCACGAGCTCGACGAGCTGGAAGACAGGGCGTTCGACGTTGACGAGTGGAAGGGCACGCTTGTCTTCGAGCGGGTGGCGACGTCTCTGCCCTGTCCCCGGTGCGGAACGCAGATGAAGCGGTTCCGCTACCGGTACTTCAATCTCGAACTGGACTTCTGCGAGCAGGCGCACGGCTACTGGCTCGACAAGGGTGAGGAGCGGCAGATTCTCGAACTGATGCGGAAGACGAAGGCGAGCGCCCTCCGCAAATTGAAAGCCGAAGATCGTTTCCGGCGCTTCCGGTACTACCTCGACCATCCGGGGTTCCTGGAGACGCTCAAGCGCTGGATCGCTGGCTCCTGAACATTAGAACGCCAGCACGGCGCCTGCTAGTGCCGTTCCAACTATTCGCGCCTAGGAAGGCACCGTGTACGTCGTTCGTGGACAGATTTAGTATCAACAAGTTGGAACGGCACTAGCCTGCCGCTATGAGCTCCAGCCGGGTGCGACCCAACCGCGCGCCCGGCCACCCCACCCCGAGGGGCCGACTCAGGACAAGGAGGATTCCCAGGAGTTTCATCGGAGCGCCCCTGCTCGGCTGGTCATACCCGCGCCGTGCCGGCGCCACCACCGAAAGGTAGTAGAGGAAGGACGCACTCCCTATAGCGCCCGGCCTGGGCGGCGTCAAGGCGCCCCGGGCTCACATTGACCCGCTGAGAGGACGGGCGAGGCCGGTGGCCGTAGGGAGACACCATCAGCACCGAGGGTGACTCGGCGCTGATGCACAGGGTGAATCGACTCCCAATTCCTATCAGCGCGAACGGGCCGGTGTAGGGAATCATGCTGGGGTTCCTATCCGGGGCCAACCGCACGTGGGGCTGCTCGGCTTCGGCGAAGATAAAAGCTCCGCCATCGAAGAACAAAAGAGCGATGAGGACGAGGACGCCGATAACCAAGATGCGTCGCAGCAGCATACGCCCCTCCTGCGCAGGATGTCCCAGAACGGGAAGCCCGCGGACTTTAGGGTGTGGTCCGCACGATGTCAACAGGAGAAACGACGACATCGCGACGCAACGACAGAAGTATCAAAAGCGGCAGAAACGGGAGAGCGGCTCGTCACAAACAAAGTCCCTTGTGACGCCTTGATCCGAGGTCCTTCGCGCGGTAGGATTCCCGCCTTCTCACGAGGGAGGCTCGACGATGCCGCTGCGGCCCCTACCGGCGACACGCCGCCACCGGATTTCGTTCCGGCAGGCTCCCATCCGCTGCGTCGAGTGCGGTCAGGCCGTCGACACGATGGCGGCGTGGCTCGCCCAGCCATGCCCGGTATGGGAAACAGAGGCCCGGTCCTCGCTCCGTCACGAACGTCCGATAGCAAAACGTCGAACCGAAGCATCCTGACCGATGCCGAGACGCCGGTGGCCGTCGGCCTAGGATTCGCGCTGCCCGGCCACGCGGTCAGGCCTGTTCGCTCTCACATCTGTACGACCCTATCAGCCGGCGGGCTTCACGGGAGGCTATGACGAGGAGCTAACGCCCGACCGATGAAGTTCGCCACGTTGCGGCGTCCCCTGACCATAAACGCCGTTATCAGCTCCCGCCGGGTGCGCGCCCCTCCCCCGCCAGCTCGAGCGGGCCGGGCTAGCGTCGCCTTCCCATCACGATGACGAGGGCGGCGACGACCTCGCACCCGACGCAGACGGCCAGGGCGGCGGTGTACGAGCCCGACCAGTCTCGGATCACCCCCAGCAGGCCCGGCCCGAACGCGAAGGTGAACTGATTGATCGCCACCACGAGGCTCACCACGCGGCCGAAGTGCTCCTTGGGGTACTCCACCTGCACGACGAGGCCGGGAAACGTGGTCATGTTACCGACGCCGAGACCGAAGAGCGCGCAGGCGACGTAGAGGAGGGACGGCGAGGGCCATCGGATCATGGCGACGACGGCCACCGCCTGAACGGCGAGGTTGGCGGCGGTCGCCAGCCGCCGGTCGACCCGGTCGATGAACACACCGGTCACCAGCCGGCCGATGATCGCGGCCAGGGTCGTCAGGCTCAGGGCGAGGGCCGCTTGCTCGGCTCCGAGCCGCGGCGTCAGATAGGCCACCTGGTGGGTGATGAAGCCGACCTGGGCCAGCAGACCCAGCGCGAACGGCGCCGAGATGGTCCAGAAACGCCCCGACGTCAAGAGCTCGCGGCGCGGCAGCACCGGGATCGTCCCGGGTCGGCGGGCCTGGTCGGCCGGCCCGGCCACCGCTCCGTCCGGTCGGAGACCCATGACCTCCGGCCCCCGGTGCAGGTAGCGCGCGATCAGCGGCAGCAGGATCACGAGCATGCCGCTCACCAGGACGAGGGCGGCCCAGGCGAAGCCATGGGCGGCGATGAGGGCGGCCCACAACGGAACGATCACCATGCCGCCGGCCGCGGCTCCGTTCATCGCGATGCTCACCGCCAGGCCCCGTTTCCTGTCGAACCAGGGGGCGAGCAGGGCGTTGATGGCGGCCCCGCTGGTGGCGGCCCATCCGACCGCCATCACACCGAAGGCCACGAACAGCTGCCAGGGACGCTCGAGCTGGGGAAGGGCCAGCACCCCCAGCCCCAGCGCGCCCACCGCCACGCTCACGACCCGGCGCGGGCCGAAGCGCTCGAAGGCGTCTCCCACGAAGGCGGTGAGGCTCGCGCCCAGGACGTAGTACACGGTGATGGCGACGGAGATGAACGCGATCGGCCAGCCATGGCGCGCGTTCAGGGCCACCAGGTAGATGCCCAGGCTGTAGAAGCCGGTGCCGAAGGCGAAGAACGCGATCACGAACGCGAGAAAGACGATCTTCCACCCGAAGAACACGCGGAGTCACCTCGCTTGCCCGGGCTGCCAGGGGAGCGTCGGCCGGGATCATATCAAGAGCCCTCGACCGGGCCGGCGGCCCATGAAGGCGCTTGACAGGCCATCCTCCGCCCTATATCACGCAGGCCTGAGCAGACGCCGGACCGGTGAAGGGAGGCTTGCGATGAGGAGGGAGCGAACCCGGGCGCTCATTCTGATAGTGGCGCTGGCGGTGGCGGCGGCGGTCGGTCCGCGCGCCGAGGCAGCCACCAAGCTGGTCTCGGCCTACGCGGCCATCTCCGGCGTCTTCGGCGGTCAGTGGATGGCCCAGGAGGCCGGTGCCTTTGCGCGCCAGGGGCTGGAGTCGTCGCTCGTCTACATCTCCAGCTCCACCAAGATCGCGCAATCGATGCTGTCTGGCGAGGTGCCCATCGCCCTGATGGGCGGTGAGGCCGTGGTGAACGCCGCGCTGGGCGGGGCGGATCTAGTGTTCGTGGCCGGCGCGATCAACCGCCCGCTCTTCTTCATGGTCGTCACCCCGGACATCCAGCGCCCCTCGGACCTCAAGGGTAAGACGCTCGGGGTGAGCCGCTACGGGGCGAGCAGCGACTTCGCCACGCGCCTGGCCCTCCGCCACTGGGGCCTGGAGCCGATCAAAGACGTGGCCATCCTCCAGCTGGGCGGGATCCCCGAGATCCTGGCGGCGATGAAGGCCGGCGGAGTGAAAGGCGGCGCGCTGTCGCCGCCCACGAATGTCCGGGCCCGTCGCGAAGGCTATCGCGAACTGGTCAATACCGCCGACCTGGGATACTTCCCACACGACGCGATCGTCACCACCCGCGCCTTCCTCCGGAACAACGAGGAGACGGTCCGGGCCTTCATCAAGGGCTACGCCGAGGGCGTCCACCGCTACAAGACGGACAAGGCTCTCGCCATCGAAGTTCTGAAGAAATACACCAAGGTCGCTGACCCGGAGCTGCTGGAACAGACGCACGCCCTGACGAGCGCGGTGCTGGAAGACCCTCCCTTACACCTCGACCCGCGTGGGATTCAGGCCGTCCTGGACTTCCTGACCCTTCCCAGCGCGAAGACGGCGAAGCCCGAAGACTTCATGGACCTGCGCATCCTCCGCGAGCTGGAACGATCCGGCTTCTTCAAAACCATCCGCTGATGGTCGGCCGCCCGATGCTCGATGTGCGCGATCTCTCGGTCGCCCGTGGGCTCTCCCTCCTGCCCGAAGTGCGCGGCCTCTTCCCGGCGATGACCGTCGAGGAAAATCTGGTGTTGGGGGGGCCAGCCCGGTAAGGCGGCTGACCCCCCTCCTGCGTGCTTTCGGTCGCGATATGACGTTCGTAGGTGCGCGGCCCGGGGCCGCCGGGCTACCGTCGCTCCCGCGGGGAATCGAGATAGCGCAGCAGGTCGGAGTCGGGCCGCAGCACGATCGTCGTCTCCGGCGAGAAGACCCGCTCGTACGTCTCCAGCCGCCGGATGAAACCATAGAAGGCCGGATCGCGCCCGAAGGCCTGACCAGTGACGGTGATGGCCTGGGCGTCGCCGGCGCCCCGCAGCCCCTGGCTCTCCTGGTAGGCCTTGGCGAGGATGATCTCGCGCTGCTTGTCGGCCTCGGCGCGGATCTCCCGGCCCTTCTCCTCGCCCTCGGCGCGGTAGCGCAGCGCGATCCGCTGGCGCTCCGCCTGCATGCGGGCGAACACGCTGGCCTGGACCTCGGCCGGCAGGTCGGCCCGCTTCACGCGCACGTCGAGCACGCGCAAGCCGAACGGCGCCGCCAGCGCCCGCGCCTCCGCGGTCACCGTCTCCATGATGACCTCGCGCTTCTCCCGGATGATCTCCTTGAAGATCTCCTTGGCCACCTCCTGGCGCAGCCGGGCCGTGATGACGTCGTCCAGACGCGCGATGGCGCCCCGCTCGTCGCGCACGGTGCGGTAGAACTGCAGCGGGTCGACGATCTCCCAGCGTGAGATGTGGTCAATCAGCAACCGCTTCTTGTCGAGCGTGAGGTACTCCGCGCCCCCCGCGTCGGCGGCCAGGACGCGCTTGTCGAAGAAGGTGACCGTGTGCAGGAAGGGCACCTTCCAGTAGAGCCCGGGCTCCCGAACGGTCCGGATGGGCTGGCCGAACCGGGTCACGATCGCCTGCTGCCACTCGGCGACGACGTACGTCGCGCCGCCGAGCATGATGATGACGAGCACGATCACAGCGATCCGCCAGGCCATGGTCATCGCCCTCCCGTGGTCGCCGCCGGCGCCGGCGCCGGCCCGCTGTTGTTGGTTTTCGCCGCCGGAGCCTCGGGGAGGAAGCTCCCCAGGGGCAGCAGCGGCACCACGCTGCTCCGGTCGCCGCGCGAGTCCACCACGACCGTCTTGGTGCGCGGCAGCACGCGATCGACCATCTCGAGGAAGAGCCGGTCGCGCGTCACGGCCTCGGCCTTGCGGTACTCGCCGTGGATGCGCACGAACCGGTCGGCGTCGCCGCGGGCGCGGATCAGGCGCTGCTCGCGGTACGCCTCGGCGGTCCGCAGCATCTGGACGGCCTCGCCGCGGGCCTTGGGCACGACACCCTCGGCGTAGCCCTCGGCCTCCTTGATGAGCCGCTCGCGGTCCTCCCAGGCCCGCACGACGTCGTGGAAGGCCTCTTTGACCTCCCTCGGCGGGTCGACCACGAGCAAGCGGGCCTCCGTGACCAGCAGACCCGTGCCGTACAGGTCCAGCAGATCCTGGAGCTGCTTCTTGACGCGGTCCTGCACCTCCACCCGGCCCTCGGTCATCGTGTAGTCGATGGTGTTCTCGCCGACCGCCGCCCGGAGCGCCACCTCGGCGGAGGAGCGCAACGCCAGCTCGGGCTGGCGCGCCCGGAACAGGAACTTCTCCGGCTCCCGGACGAGGTACTGGACGAAGAGCTGGACGTCGACGATGTTCTCGTCGCCGGTGAGCATCAGTGACTCGCCGGGCAAGGCCCGGGTGCCGGCGCGTTCGGCGCGGAAGCCGATCTCCGCCCGGCGGACCGTCGCGATGTCGACGATGTGGTGCGACTGGATCGGTGCCGGCAAGCGGTAGCGCAGGCCCGAGTCCGTCTGGCCGACGACGCGGCCGAACAGGAGCACGACGCCCCGCTCGCCGGGTCCGACGACGTAGAGGCCCGAGGCGAGCCACACCAGCGCGACGCCGGCGACGACCGCCATGACGACCCGTCGCTTACCCCAGCGCTGCAGGGCGCGCCGCAACGGCTCCAACTGCTCGCTCAGGTCAGGCATGCCTTCGCGTGATGGCCAACTGCTCATGTCGGATCCTCCCTTTCGTGCTCGGATGCGTGTGGTGGAGTTTTCAGCACGCTCGCCCCGCCGTGGCAACGGGTTCGCATCAGCGGGACGAGCACGAGCCCACCGCCGGGAACGTCCGGCGGCTCAGGCGACGGCACGGAGGGGAACGGTCAGTGGTCTTCGGGGGACGGGGCGGGAGCCCGGAGCGACGGATGCGAGCGCGTGACGTGAGCCTGCCGGCAGCAGGGCATCGCGGGCGCGGGCGTGCGGCTCAGCGTGACGGAGCGCTCCACCGGAGCGAGGCGCTCGGCCCCCGGCGCCAGCGGGAGCGGCGCCCCATCGTCGTGGCCGCGGAAGCGGTCCGCCTGGCGCGCCTCGACCGAGTCGACGCCGAACGTCAGCGCGCCCGGCATCAACGGGTTCGAGACGTCGAGCGACACGTAGACCACGACGATCAGCGCCAGCCAGGGCCCTCTCATCGCGGGCATTCTACGCCTGTTTCCGCCGCGCGTCCGGCCAGACCGCGCCCGGCGACCGCCCCGGCCG
Protein-coding sequences here:
- a CDS encoding MmgE/PrpD family protein yields the protein MTLAERLAAFAAGLAWDDLPPAVVESVKLRTLDILGIALAASAHEFAPAVRGALEAWGGRGDCTVVGAKVTAAPPLAALANGTLAHGLDFDDTHAASITHASAVVVPSVLAVGESEGADGRRLVTAAVAGYEAIARLGMAAPGAFHARGWHATAVCGPFAAALAVGRCAGLDAARLTAAVGLAGSFASGVLEFHEDGSWSKRAHAGWAAHAGLVACALARGGFSGPATILEGRFGLYRTFVGVEPDRRPFETLGREWETLRVSFKPYPCCHYLHAFLDCALALRRAHGISPESIDAVECLVAAGEVPIVCEPRAAKLRPRTAYDSQFSLPFAVAAALLDGRVGLDTFAPERLSDARLLSLAGRVAYAVDPASPFPRGFPGWVRLRLRDGRVLEAREPDGRGSPDRPLGREAIVEKFRDNAARVLPPTRVDEIERAALNLDALEDVGVLMRLCRA
- a CDS encoding protease modulator HflC — its product is MTMAWRIAVIVLVIIMLGGATYVVAEWQQAIVTRFGQPIRTVREPGLYWKVPFLHTVTFFDKRVLAADAGGAEYLTLDKKRLLIDHISRWEIVDPLQFYRTVRDERGAIARLDDVITARLRQEVAKEIFKEIIREKREVIMETVTAEARALAAPFGLRVLDVRVKRADLPAEVQASVFARMQAERQRIALRYRAEGEEKGREIRAEADKQREIILAKAYQESQGLRGAGDAQAITVTGQAFGRDPAFYGFIRRLETYERVFSPETTIVLRPDSDLLRYLDSPRERR
- a CDS encoding zf-TFIIB domain-containing protein, translating into MTVAARTSRPPLSCPRCRVPLVDARLAGTEVERCPRCAGMWLDHHELDELEDRAFDVDEWKGTLVFERVATSLPCPRCGTQMKRFRYRYFNLELDFCEQAHGYWLDKGEERQILELMRKTKASALRKLKAEDRFRRFRYYLDHPGFLETLKRWIAGS
- a CDS encoding ABC transporter substrate-binding protein: MRRERTRALILIVALAVAAAVGPRAEAATKLVSAYAAISGVFGGQWMAQEAGAFARQGLESSLVYISSSTKIAQSMLSGEVPIALMGGEAVVNAALGGADLVFVAGAINRPLFFMVVTPDIQRPSDLKGKTLGVSRYGASSDFATRLALRHWGLEPIKDVAILQLGGIPEILAAMKAGGVKGGALSPPTNVRARREGYRELVNTADLGYFPHDAIVTTRAFLRNNEETVRAFIKGYAEGVHRYKTDKALAIEVLKKYTKVADPELLEQTHALTSAVLEDPPLHLDPRGIQAVLDFLTLPSAKTAKPEDFMDLRILRELERSGFFKTIR
- a CDS encoding MFS transporter; its protein translation is MFFGWKIVFLAFVIAFFAFGTGFYSLGIYLVALNARHGWPIAFISVAITVYYVLGASLTAFVGDAFERFGPRRVVSVAVGALGLGVLALPQLERPWQLFVAFGVMAVGWAATSGAAINALLAPWFDRKRGLAVSIAMNGAAAGGMVIVPLWAALIAAHGFAWAALVLVSGMLVILLPLIARYLHRGPEVMGLRPDGAVAGPADQARRPGTIPVLPRRELLTSGRFWTISAPFALGLLAQVGFITHQVAYLTPRLGAEQAALALSLTTLAAIIGRLVTGVFIDRVDRRLATAANLAVQAVAVVAMIRWPSPSLLYVACALFGLGVGNMTTFPGLVVQVEYPKEHFGRVVSLVVAINQFTFAFGPGLLGVIRDWSGSYTAALAVCVGCEVVAALVIVMGRRR
- a CDS encoding GIY-YIG nuclease family protein, which codes for MLRSDRDQRPYTGTTHDLRTRIKLHADGKVRATAYRRPLVLVYYEVGLSSDDAFRRERSLKTGKGKRFLRNRLASFLARFSTNKLERR
- the hflK gene encoding FtsH protease activity modulator HflK, with the protein product MPDLSEQLEPLRRALQRWGKRRVVMAVVAGVALVWLASGLYVVGPGERGVVLLFGRVVGQTDSGLRYRLPAPIQSHHIVDIATVRRAEIGFRAERAGTRALPGESLMLTGDENIVDVQLFVQYLVREPEKFLFRARQPELALRSSAEVALRAAVGENTIDYTMTEGRVEVQDRVKKQLQDLLDLYGTGLLVTEARLLVVDPPREVKEAFHDVVRAWEDRERLIKEAEGYAEGVVPKARGEAVQMLRTAEAYREQRLIRARGDADRFVRIHGEYRKAEAVTRDRLFLEMVDRVLPRTKTVVVDSRGDRSSVVPLLPLGSFLPEAPAAKTNNSGPAPAPAATTGGR
- a CDS encoding acyl-CoA dehydrogenase family protein — protein: MDFAFTLEQEELVRTLRAFARKELAPRSRHWDKTAEFPWEAWRRMGELGLFGLRAPVEYGGQEADLVTMGIVTEEIARGDVSCTYGLQLAGLAGEIIGRNGTEEVKKRWLPPTIGGEAVMAIGLTEPSVGSDAANLVCRAVREREEYVITGEKSGISLGMVAHAIMLFATTDPAAKARGVTAFLVPLDLPGVSRSPLRDLGARAVGRAVLSFDHVRIPASHRLGEEGSGFYQVMRGFDFNRVLIALACLGAAQASLEETMAYVKERKAFGKPIVQFEGVSFPIAEAATYIDAARWLCYRALWLADHGRPHTKESAMVKWWAPRLSVETIHQCLLLHGHYGYTDELPFEQRLRDVIGLEIGDGTAEVMKLIVARELMGRESLPY
- a CDS encoding GNAT family N-acetyltransferase, whose amino-acid sequence is MPLKTYTLRERPELEDEFERFAAAGWPRFLRQRDELGCGRFWPSLFTTFADFQLLLCEGQRVLAVGHAVPFVWDGRPQDLPESIAGVLENAVSAREGGRSPTALSALAAISGEDQGRGLGGEIVKSMSAVARQHGLGALVAPVRPTLKARYALTPMERYVRWTRGDGAPLDPWIRAHWRLGGEIVRVAPRTLVIVGTVAQWEEWTEMVFPDSGPYIVPGALQPVVVDRERDEGRYEDPNVWMHHPIAT